A single genomic interval of Penicillium psychrofluorescens genome assembly, chromosome: 2 harbors:
- a CDS encoding uncharacterized protein (ID:PFLUO_002729-T1.cds;~source:funannotate): protein MPSITYSSTPPPITPASREGDTNYKLPIFPLGPFTKYSGNPLLVPNPENEFESSYIYNAAAIVLDDRVFLLYRAQNAAKVSTIGLAWSSDGYEFTRLDRPILEPSEPWEMGGGVEDPRVVRIDGVFYMTYTAWDLKVPKLCLATSTDLVHWKKQGGPLFPDFIDVENALDGRTEVRFGHSKSGAIFPEKTADGKFMMIFGEAYLCVAESEDLIHWRAWPFNKYFATGVHVWENRLLEPGPTPVKTRDGRWILVYNVATRGAPGFHNNQYSISQMLVDLEHLSDGPLARLDRPSVVVSAKNEHLGQVNEVVFCEGMVQFHGKWFMYYGQGDSELGVATADVQP, encoded by the coding sequence ATGCCCTCCATCACATACTCCTCCACGCCGCCCCCCATCACACCCGCCTCGCGCGAGGGCGATACCAACTACAAGCTACCTATATTTCCACTGGGTCCCTTTACGAAGTATTCTGGCAACCCATTACTGGTTCCCAACCCGGAAAACGAGTTTGAATCGTCATACATTTACAATGCCGCGGCCATTGTCCTTGATGATAGAGTGTTTCTGCTTTATCGTGCCCAGAACGCTGCCAAGGTATCCACTATTGGACTAGCATGGTCGTCGGATGGCTATGAATTCACGCGCCTGGATCGTCCGATACTGGAACCTAGCGAGCCATGGGAGATGGGCGGTGGTGTCGAGGATCCGCGTGTTGTGCGCATCGATGGCGTCTTCTACATGACCTACACCGCGTGGGATCTCAAAGTGCCGAAGCTCTGTCTGGCAACATCCACAGACCTGGTACATTGGAAGAAGCAGGGTGGACCACTGTTCCCGGATTTTATAGATGTTGAAAACGCTCTGGATGGACGGACTGAGGTGCGGTTCGGTCACTCCAAGTCCGGCGCGATCTTCCCGGAGAAAACTGCAGACGGAAAGTTTATGATGATATTTGGCGAGGCATATCTCTGTGTAGCGGAAAGTGAAGATCTGATTCACTGGCGTGCGTGGCCCTTCAATAAGTACTTCGCAACCGGAGTCCATGTCTGGGAAAACCGACTGCTGGAACCTGGGCCGACCCCGGTCAAGACTCGAGACGGCCGATGGATTCTGGTGTACAATGTTGCCACACGCGGCGCGCCAGGTTTCCACAACAACCAATACTCCATCAGTCAGATGCTGGTCGATCTCGAGCACCTCAGCGATGGCCCACTGGCGCGTCTCGACCGCCCGTCGGTTGTTGTATCGGCGAAGAACGAGCACCTTGGGCAAGTCAACGAGGTTGTTTTCTGTGAGGGCATGGTTCAGTTCCACGGCAAATGGTTTATGTATTATGGCCAGGGGGATAGCGAGCTGGGAGTTGCCACAGCTGACGTTCAGCCGTGA